One stretch of Punica granatum isolate Tunisia-2019 chromosome 5, ASM765513v2, whole genome shotgun sequence DNA includes these proteins:
- the LOC116208761 gene encoding protein mago nashi homolog — protein sequence MVQPHGDGEQENDEFYVRYYVGHKGKFGHEFLEFEFRPDGKLRYANNSNYKNDIMIRKEIWLTPAVIRECRRIISDSEIMKEDDNNWPEPDRVGRQELEIVMGNEHISFTTSKIGSLVDVQSSKDPEGLRIFYYLVQDLKCFVFSLISLHFKIKPI from the exons ATGGTGCAGCCGCACGGCGACGGCGAGCAAGAGAACGACGAGTTCTACGTTAGGTACTACGTTGGGCACAAGGGGAAGTTCGGGCACGAGTTCCTCGAGTTCGAGTTCAGGCCCGATGGCAAGCTACGTTACGCCAACAACTCCAACTACAAGAACGATATCATGATCCGCAAGGAGATCTGGCTCACTCCCGCCGTCATCCGTGAGTGCCGCCGCATCATCTCCGACAGCGAg ATCATGAAGGAAGATGATAACAACTGGCCGGAACCCGACCGTGTGGGTCGACAAGAACTTGAAATTGTCATGGGAAATGAACACATTTCCTTCACAACTTCGAAGATTGGGTCCCTTGTCGATGTGCAGAGTAGTAAGGATCCTGAAGGGCTTCGAATCTTTTACTATCTTGTTCAG GACTTGAAGTGTTTTGTATTCTCGCTCATCTCACTTCACTTCAAGATTAAGCCAATATGA